From one Triticum urartu cultivar G1812 chromosome 3, Tu2.1, whole genome shotgun sequence genomic stretch:
- the LOC125548144 gene encoding E3 ubiquitin-protein ligase ATL41-like has protein sequence MSSYIASFEPGEAVAPCCSTTTLLSALAASVACCFFLVVIFLCLRFLHLRRTRTRHHGAQPLQGQGQAQQPKHGLDAATIALFPSFPYRRDRSASAPDECAVCLRVVDEGETVRQLPSCKHLFHQECVDVWLLSNASCPVCRGKVERAAGADQRERAAASAAVVPIEMMDDETLSPSPSTSLEPSAPERPGWFGGRASGSRSGQETDLERQ, from the coding sequence ATGTCCTCATACATCGCGTCGTTCGAGCCCGGAGAGGCCGTGGCCCCGTGCTGCAGCACAACCACGCTGCTCAGCGCGTTGGCGGCATCCGTCGCCTGCTGCTTCTTCCTCGTCGTCATCTTCCTCTGCCTGCGCTTCCTCCACCTTCGCCGCACCAGGACGCGGCACCACGGCGCACAGCCCCTGCAAGGGCAGGGCCAGGCCCAGCAGCCCAAGCACGGCCTCGACGCCGCCACCATCGCGCTCTTCCCGTCTTTCCCGTACCGGCGGGACCGCTCGGCGTCGGCGCCGGACGAGTGCGCCGTGTGCCTCAGGGTCGTCGACGAGGGGGAGACGGTGAGGCAGCTCCCGAGCTGCAAGCACCTGTTCCATCAGGAGTGCGTCGACGTGTGGCTCCTGTCCAACGCGTCGTGCCCGGTCTGCCGTGGGAAGGTCGAGCGGGCCGCGGGCGCCGATCAGCGCGAGAGAGCCGCGGCATCAGCGGCCGTCGTGCCAATCGAGATGATGGACGATGAAACGCTGTCTCCATCGCCGTCGACGTCGTTAGAGCCGTCCGCGCCGGAGCGGCCGGGCTGGTTTGGCGGGCGAGCCTCCGGCTCCCGCTCCGGCCAGGAAACGGACTTGGAGCGGCAATAG